Proteins from a genomic interval of Chanos chanos chromosome 3, fChaCha1.1, whole genome shotgun sequence:
- the ghsrb gene encoding growth hormone secretagogue receptor type 1 → MTNWTNLSNCPQSIPLCEEENYENATGGDFEYPVHLYPVRILTGITVICIFLFLVGITGNLMTILVVTKYKDMRTTTNLYLCSMALSDLLIFLCMPLDLYRFWRYRPWNFGDQLCKLFQFVSESCTYSTILNITALSVERYFAICFPLRAKVVVTRRRVKGVILFLWIVALCCAGPIFILVGVEHENGTNPWETNECKATEYAIRSGLLTIMVWVSSVFFFLPVLCLTVLYSLIGRRLWRRKRDRIGPNSREKNNKQTVKMLAVVVLAFVLCWLPFHVGRYLISKSSEANSPFISKISEYCNLVSFVLFYLSAAINPILYNIMSKKYRITACKLFGVRRVTGRSMSAIVNAESFLGWNDSNT, encoded by the exons ATGACCAATTGGACGAACCTGTCTAATTGTCCTCAAAGCATCCCATTATGTGAGGAAGAGAATTATGAGAACGCAACCGGTGGGGATTTCGAATACCCAGTTCATCTCTACCCTGTGCGCATACTGACTGGGATAACAGTGATATGCATTTTCCTATTCCTCGTGGGCATCACCGGGAATTTAATGACCATTCTGGTAGTTACTAAATATAAAGATATGCGAACGACCACCAACTTATACCTATGTAGCATGGCTCTCTCAGATCTCCTCATTTTCCTGTGCATGCCCCTAGACCTCTATAGGTTCTGGCGCTACAGACCATGGAATTTCGGAGATCAGCTGTGTAAACTGTTTCAGTTCGTGAGCGAAAGCTGCACTTACTCAACTATTCTTAATATAACCGCATTGAGTGTGGAGAGATACTTTGCCATCTGTTTTCCACTCAGGGCCAAAGTTGTCGTAACCAGAAGGCGGGTGAAGGGTGTCATTTTGTTCCTATGGATAGTGGCACTCTGTTGCGCAGGACCTATTTTCATTTTGGTAGGTGTGGAGCACGAGAATGGCACAAATCCGTGGGAGACAAACGAGTGCAAGGCGACTGAATATGCCATCCGATCCGGACTGCTTACTATTATGGTCTGGGTCTCtagtgtctttttctttcttcctgtatTGTGTTTAACAGTCCTCTACAGCCTTATAGGCAGAAGactgtggaggagaaagagggatcGAATTGGACCAAACAGTCGAGAAAAGAATAATAAACAGACCGTGAAAATGTTAG CTGTCGTTGTACTTGCGTTTGTTCTCTGCTGGCTCCCTTTTCATGTGGGGCGCTATCTGATATCCAAATCATCGGAAGCAAATTCTCCTTTTATCTCTAAAATCAGCGAATACTGTAACCTGGTTTCGTTTGTACTGTTCTACCTCAGTGCCGCAATCAATCCAATCCTTTATAACATTATGTCAAAGAAGTATAGGATCACGGCCTGCAAACTTTTTGGTGTAAGAAGAGTAACTGGACGGTCAATGTCAGCAATTGTGAACGCGGAGAGCTTCCTTGGGTGGAATGACTCTAACacgtga